taattttctttcttaaataacAGTATATTGATCTAGCAAGAAAACCTGGTTAGAATTTAATCCTGACTCAGCTAATGATGAAGATATACATTAATCACATGAATCTGATAGCAGTGACTGCATTATACATGCCACCTGTATCATCTGTATCTTTCAGCACATTCATTTTTACTCTACATCAGCTAACTAGGCCTCTTTTAAAggcaataatattttattagcccagttttgttgtttgttgtagTCATATGGTGGCTATGTGACCTCCATGACTCTGGGCTCAGGGAGTGGCCTGTTCAAATGTGGAATTGCGGTAGCTCCGGTTTCCAAGTGGGAATATTAtggtatgttttattttattaaaaacgaTCACTGTAGCACAGTTATTACTTATTATGATGATGGAGGAGGTATTGAATATATCTGTTTTAGTGCTGAAAGATGTTTTGTTTCAGATGCTGTGTACACTGAGAGGTACATGCATCGCCCTGAAGAGAATTCGGACAGCTATACAGTAAGAGCTCACATTTCTTacattatttgttgtttttaaaaaccTGAACAAGATACTTTAATTCCCTGTTTTTTGTCCCTTGCAGAATTCCACAGTAACTAGCAGAGCAAAGAATTTTAAATCAGTGCAATACCTGCTGGTGCACGGCACTGCGGACGGTATTACTTTCTGTTTGTCCCAAATAACTGTGTGCAGAGTAAAGCATCAGTGTACACTTTTAAAGCTACAGTGTTCACTATAGCTGTTAATCAATTGTATATGCACTTTTGCTATGTGTTCTGCTTGGAAACTCACAGCTAATCCTATGATTGCTATGCCACAgtttaagtttatatatatatttccttcTAGATAATGTCCATTTCCAACAAGCTGCTCAGATTTCTAAAGCCCTGGTGGAGCAGCAAGTAGACTTTGAGGCAATGGTGAGTGTTAGGAGGGCACATGACACTGATCAGATTCTCATATCATATggaataaacatttcaaataagCTTTGTTTGAAATGCTAAAGATATTtgaaatatgtgtgtatttttctaaaaatattattttttttgtctttacagTGGTACACCGATAAAGACCACAGCCTGTCTGGCAAGGCCCGctaccacctctacacacacctcagtcacTTTCTTCAGAAGTGCTTTTCTGAAAAGAAATAGACGATCACATTAATTGTAGGATGTTTGTATTGTATGTGCaacacatatgtatataaatcACATTGAAATGTTAACAAATTGAGACATTGAATGCTGTTTTATTCAAGTTTTGTTTGCTGAATCTTCATTTTActccttatttttattatactttttgCTTTGTTGATCAAGCAAAACATGACTGTTAAGTGTGTTTactgtttgcatgttttttttaaataaataatatgtataaaGTACTATGACTCTACAGTAAATGTGACACTGATTAAGAGGCCTGTGCTATTTGAAGGATTACTTGCACTGAATTCAATGTGTATTAAAGTCTTTGGTATGATCTTACCTGATAAAAGCCGTGGTATTGGAAAGCAAAGTGCAACtcagttaaataataaataataatgaaaacatgTCCAATGCTTTTTCCAAGTGTATGAATttttaactgtccagttttgatgAACccgtgcccactgtagcctcaggtTCCTggtcttggctgacaggagcaGAACCTTATACTGTGTGtcccagataccacagcacacctacagaggtcttgtggagttgATGCCTCAATGCaccagagctgttttggcagcacaaagAGGACTTACAGTCTATTaaatatttggcaggtggttttaatgttatggttgatcagCACAGACCACACTGTAAATCGTTGTACATCAGTCACTCAGAGTAATGTGGCAGGACAATTTGATGCACACCTAGGCAGTTTTGGTATAAGTAATTGTTTGGGGAATATATTCACATTACAAACATAATCACCCTTTTGTTTTACAGTGCAATAATGCCTTCCTTCTTCTTgtaattatatatttctgttaataaaaacttataataattgaataatatacTTAAACGAGCAAGGTTTATGCTTGCTACTTGTTTTTAAGACTCTCCATgttaatgaatttaattattagcaatttatttaatttagtcaaatatagacaaaataaaagtaaacttAAACAGCATTGTGGTACAGTGACACAACTCCAGGGCCCTGGTTTAAGGCTGAGTGCctgatttaatgtttgtgttGAGTTTTGTATGTTCACAATTGGTTTTCATCCAAAACATTCATGCATGTGGACTGGCTACATTAAATTGACCCTAATGAGAGTAAATGAGAGAATGAATATGTATGCACATGCTATCTTTCAATGGTCCCGGCTTTATTCGCTGTGTATTCTGGTACAGGTTTTATTACAACTGACCAGGATaattgtaaatgaatgaatgaagtgataGTGAAGCTTTTCATATGACAGATTATGTAGTTGTGATTAGCTGCTCATTTGTGtacaaaaaatgtacaaatatattccaaaaaatgtttaaaaaccttttaatgtattttttcaaACAGAGATAAATCATAGGTAAACCATGGGCTAATGCTGGACCCAGAAAATGGCTCATAGAGACAATCAGTGTCCAGTATTTGCAAAGCTTTACCAAAAGTTGATGGTTTAAACCTTCCAGTCAGTCTGCATCACTTACTTCAGTGGAAAGTACTCAATTTCCTGGAAACTGAAATGAATCGCTGTATTTGTCAGGATGGCACTGTTTGATCTCTGCTCACTAGTGGACGGTTTTTTTAGCTTACATGGACAATGCTGCATCTCACTTGTCACACTGCAAATATGTCCAGTGCATTGAAATGGAGGCTTGATTAATGGATTGAGAGTAACAGGTAcgaaggtgtttgtgtgtatgtctgtgtgtctgtgtgtgtgtgtgtgtgtgcgtgtgtgtgtgtgtgtgtgtgtgtgtgcgtgtgtgtgtgttaccagaGCTACCTGTCGATGGATGGGTTTCTCTATATAAGACACACTGTGCCGGGCAGGGACAAGGAAACACTCCTGGGAGCCTGATAAGACGCCAGCGTACACCAGCACCCTCTCTCTATCATCCTTCTGTTTCTTCATTTTTGCAGTCGATCAACAGGTAGGAACAGATTTCAAAGGCGTTTAACTGCTGTTAAGAATTATTGTGTGGTCTGTATTTGATACTTGTATTAGAATTATGAGCATTTGTTCAGAGTGTGTTGAATGTGATTTGTACTTTTCAGAAAGCAGAATGAAGAGCATCCAGTATTTGGTTGGACTTCTACTCCTCATCATTGTACAAAGCAGCTGGCAAATCCCTATTGAGGACACAGAGGAAAATTCCAGGTGGGACTGTTCTTTTTAAGCCAAAACAATAAGAAAAGgcatctttaaaaaatatttaaatttagttTAACAGGTGCCAAGAAggatattttacatatttgtaAAAATATGTAACATTTTCTTGTGTCTTGTCTACATTTTTTCAAATGCTTTGTTAatattgctttttcttttcagtgtaatgttagaagacacactattccataatcCAACTAACATGAAAAGGCACTCAGAGGGAACTTTCTCAAACGATTACAGCAAATATCTGGAGACAAGAAGAGCTCAGGATTTCATACAATGGCTGATGAACTCAAAGAGAAGTGGGTAGGTGTTGAATTATTTACCTTGAACACAGATAAAATATCACTATACTACTGTTTAACCATAATAAAGATTTGACATTAAagattaatgatgatgattaaattAAACTGCATCAAAACGTTCAGTTTAGAAGCTCGTGTTATATGTTTTCTTTCCACTTctaatttcagtttattttattataattttgcTGCTTGTTTTTAACAGCTTGTAGCTTTTTTATCATTACACATGAATTTTCATAATGCTGTTGCTTTTTTTGTAGCTCCCACACAAGACGGCATGCAGACGGTACATACACCAGCGACGTGAGCTCATACATGCAGGACCAGGCAGCCAAGGAGTTTGTGTCCTGGCTGAAAATggggagagggagaagagaaTAGAGAAGTTCCCTTCATCAAAAGAAAAGCACTTCATACCTTTTACAGCGGAACGAGATACTCTATGACACTCTGTTGGACCATCCTATTCCATCATACCATATTTTATAAGGAACTGTGGTGTCATTGCCTAAAACAAAACATGTTTGAAATAAATCTCTGCTGAACTTAAGCACTGTGATGTAATTCTCGACTGTGTTTGGTATGTTATGAGAGAATGTTCTGAGGTAGATTTGTGAAATGGCACTTTATATCAATCCCTGGATGGGCTTTGTTaaggttaatgttaatgttaatggaaTCTTTTTATGCTACAGACAAGCAATGCCAATTATCACTGCATCATTTACAAAtcttttacatattttacacaTCTAAAATATGCTAGCAAACCTGGTAGCTAAACAATTCAATTTGTAAGACTTTTTTCCGAACCAATAATTCTTCAAATATCATTTAAATGTTGTAATATCATATTACTACAAGAGGAAAAAGTTGCATGGGTTGCAAAGAGCACACTAAAGTTTGGGTACTTCCTGTAAATGCCTTCAGTTTCATTTCCATTAGAGATGCTCTGAAGAAAGTCTCACTATTCATGCAAAAGTGGGCAATAAATATGgagtttacatttatatttactatGCACTGCAAAATGTTATCAATTTGCATATTTATCCTGCCAGTATTCAATCACCCAGAACAATACAGTcaacagcatttatttttaatgaataggGCTAAGAGTTGTCTACCCAATGGGCATGATGTTTAAAGTGGTTCATTACACTGTGTCTAACATGACGTTATCACAGAATTATGTTAGCATGGCAAGGAGATGTCAGTCAGAGAGCGATatggaggagaaagagaggaagccAGAGAGTGAGCGGCCTCAGGGACCGAGCCTCTCTCGGAGCTGTCAGCTGACACTTCACACCATCTGCTgagaaaaaaaggggaaaacaAGGCTGCCCACtcacttgtctttttttttctcattttttctaTATGTAATTTTCAAATCTCCTGAGATGATGCTCTCATATTCCTATGCATGTTAAGTGGAACAAATCTCTACAAATGCAATAAgcataaaacaaataataaactgCATACTTCCCATCAGATAACAATAATCTGTACACTAAAATGCTAAAAGTTTGTGAATTGTAAGTCATATAACTGCAGTTTTAAGAGTTTTAATATTCAGGAGGTTGTGGTGCATTGGTCATTTACATTCCTAACAGTCACATATAGCCCTTTCAGAAAACCTCTGAAAACTTGCATCGTCATGTATCTGGCCATTGAAACAGCACAAGACTGATTAGACTTCATTAAAATTTTCACttgaaatgaaattttataCTAATGTTACTACTGTAGTCCTGTGAACAAAATCATGTGGACACTGACGTTTACacttacagtgagggaaaaaaattatttgatcccctgctgattttgtacgtttgccccctgacaaagaaatgatcagtctgtaattttaatggtaggtatatctgaacagtgagagacagaataacaacaaaaaaatccagaaaaacacatttcaaaaaagttctacattgattttttattttattgagtgaaataaatatttgacccctttgcaaaacatgacttagtacttggtggcaaacccttgttggcaatcacagacgtcagacatttcttgtagttggccaccaggtttgcacacatctcacatctcaaggaatttgggcccactcctctttgcagatcctctccaagtcattaaggatttgtggctgacccttcagctccctccacagattt
This DNA window, taken from Hemibagrus wyckioides isolate EC202008001 linkage group LG06, SWU_Hwy_1.0, whole genome shotgun sequence, encodes the following:
- the gcgb gene encoding glucagon b; the protein is MKSIQYLVGLLLLIIVQSSWQIPIEDTEENSSVMLEDTLFHNPTNMKRHSEGTFSNDYSKYLETRRAQDFIQWLMNSKRSGSHTRRHADGTYTSDVSSYMQDQAAKEFVSWLKMGRGRRE